TAGACCAACTCGCAGATCTCAATGATCGCTTCAAAATCCTCAGGGGCAACGTGACGAATGCTGTAGTTGGACGGAAGCATGGATCGACTACCTCTGAGGTCTTGTGGAAGCTGATTTCCGTTGTCGCAATCTGTGAGCGACAACGCATCATGACGCGAAATATCTCGAATCGCAACCAAAACGGTCGCTTCCAACTCTGCGACAGGATATCCGATAAGGCAAACCAGAAAGAGAAGCTGACTGGAAGCGATTTATGCGGGGAATCGCTATAACCGCTTCCTGCGGCATGGCAGTGACTTAGGCTGCGATGAGGCGACGTGTTGAGAAACGCGTTCCCAGGTAACACCTTATGCTTGGCTCTATAACGAAAACAGCTCACCGCAATTCAATGCGATGAGCTGTTTCATTTAAATCTTAGTGACAAAACGTCGATTGGGCTTCTTAAGAATCCGCTGAGCACTCGAAGAAGCCGTTAGTCGTTCAATAACTACTTCGCTGCGGCCAGGCCAGGCGTCTTGCTGTGCGCGTTTTGCGGGAAGTCAAACGTCAGCACGAGTGGTTCTGTTCCTGTGTTCTCGATTTCCACACCGCCGCTGTTAAGCGCCGTCTGTGTGATGAAACCGATTTCAGGATAGAGCTCGCCCAGGACCATATCTTGGTGATATTTCACTTCCAGCTTTCCAACACGACCACTGCCGCCGTTGGTGTGGAACATGGTAGGACACTCAGGGCGGAAGTTTGTCTTCGCACCTGGCTGTAAGATAAGCCGGAGAATCGAGCACTTTTGCTCGCCGAGCAGTTCGCCGTAAACGATCCACTTGGCATCGACGCCATCGGCACAGAATTCCTCGGAGGTGATTGCCGGACGCGAATTTTTCATCACGAAGTCCGGGTCTTGGTTCGCGGAAAAGTCGAACTGTTCCACCAGGTAGTCCCAATCCTCGTGCTTCGACTTCGGATAGTCTTCCTCACGGCAAGCGTAAAAGGCCGCCTCGGCGCTGATCCGCCCGTCGAGCGTGACGTCTTCGGCCAGGAAGTGTTCGTCCATCGTGACGTGCAGTTCGTGCGTGCAAAGATCGGTTGGCGAATGAAGCACACCGTTGGGCATCACAAAGCCGTCATCCAGTTTCATCATGGTATGCGGCGCCAAGTGGCGGATGCCGTTGTACTCGCCCTTGCCGTATTGCTTCATGCAAGCAAGGAACTGATCCTTGGTCACGAAAGGATAAAGCCCCATTGCCGTGGTGTGATAGTGCGAAGGGCAGACTCCGGGGTTGTCGTAGGAATTGATGTCATACACTTCCCACTTGGCCCAGTGCAGGTGATCCGGAATCGGATTCAGATTGTCGAACTTCTTCGACACGATCGGCCAGGTTGGCTTACCGAACATCTCTTTCGAGAAGGCGGTCACCTTTTCCCCCATGACGGCCTCGGGATTGGCAGTGATCAAATCTTGCAGCGCGATAACTTGCCCTTCCGGCGTAAGAACATGGGCTTCCCCTTCGCGAAATGGTGCCTTGTTGGTGCGGGTATCGATGACGCCGGTCACGATCGGTACGGTGCAGCACATCCAGATTTCATCGAGCCCGGTGCCGCCCATGTAGTCGGGGTAGTACGATTTTTCTTCGAGACGCAGGCGTTTCCCAGGGGAACAAAAGGTCCGACCAGCATAGCGGTGCAGTAGTTGCAGCACGCCGCCGCTCTTGTTGAGACAGTTTTCGAGAACCGCAGCGATACCGTCGCCGCTCCCGTCGATCACATCTTGCTGGGGGTATTCGTGTAGTTTCTCGGCGAGAATCGCTGGGGAAGTAGACATGAACAGGGCTCCTCAATGAGCTTAATGGAAGCGTGTCGGCTTCAATACATCTTGAAGCGACGAATGATGTCTTCGTTTTGCTACCACGCATCAAGTCAGGCGCAGGACGGAGCCGTCCGGGGGCATAGCAAAGCGAAAAGTGTACGGAAAACAGTTGTGGAAAGGATAGGAACTCGAATTTGCCTTGCACGCACGCGAGGTAGGAGACCGATCGAGCGGAATTCCCGGCCTGCGGCAAGCAACTCGAAGAACCGTTGGGGTATATTTTGTGTCGCTATCGAGAACTCGAATCACGCCACGCTGGCAGGTGATAGTCACGATCCAACTGGCGACCCTAGGTCCGTCGGCTGGATTGGAACTCTATAGCTTATTTAATGTTTGGGCGTTAAAGAAGACCGGGGTGCGAGAGAAGCGTTTTCGACCCGTTGCTGGCACCTTTCCCCCGACAGGGGATTGAGTTGCAAGTCCTTACATGCCAAACGAGAAAAGCGTTTAGCCATTCGAACTTGAGTTGGTCTGACTGTGCTGGAGTGGGGATCGATCGCCGTCAGCGTGATGCGCTACTCGGTGCCAAGTGGCCACACGGGACTCGAACCATTACGCCCACCGATTTGTGAAACGGAATTGGAAAACAGTTTCGCTTTTCGTGTCACATTCCAATTATCGATGGCAAGAGCAATAAAGCACGAAGTGACTAGAAGTAGGGCGTGTTTCGAGAATCGCTTCATTCCTAGAGACAGGACATAAGAGTAGAAAACATTTTCCATACGAAGAGGCAGACGACAACTTTTCTAGTAGCGTCCAATCACATCACTTGATCAGAGCCCCGGGACAAATCAACCTAGTTGTAACGGCATCAAGAAACACGACTAAGCGACCTTTTCAAATTCTCCGCGAAGGATTTTCGGTAACCTACCCTCGTCTCTAAGAAGCTTTACTACTTGATGTCCACCAGATTGCAATTGGAACACTTTCACGGAAGGCAGATCGCTTAGGTATTCGGCATGAACCATATCAAGCTTATCGGCAGATGACACGAAGATCTGGGTCTTGGGTTCTTCCGTAGATTCGCCAATAGTCGTTTTCAAATCGAAATAAGTTTTTTTAAAGATCGTGGAAAGATGAGTGCGAGCGATTTAGCGAGACCAGCGTTTGTCGCCATATTTTCTACGCAGAACTCGACTTATAAAAGTCTGGGGCGCGAAGGCAATGGCCATCCCCTCGTTAAGGAGACTCGAGAACAGGATCGCAGCGAAACCTCCCATTGAGTTCCCGACAAAGTAAGTCTTCCTCGGACTAATGCATTGAATTCGTTGTCGCAAGAATTCTGCCGTTCCCCGAATCGAATTGCTTACGCCTGGTAAGCCCGCTTGATACCATCGCTGTCTCAAATCTCGAACGAAGATCTTATTCTCGTCGATGATTTGCGACGCCTTGTAGAATTCGAAAGGTGGCATGGCGATCCCAGAAGATATGCCACCGAAGAATATATATAGATCCTGAGCGTTGGGCGAAAGCTCTTCAGAAACGGGATCTTGTTTCATGCTTTGTGGCTCACATGTTGCCGTGCATCATTTTGGATAACTTTAATCGACACAGATAAGGTCGTCAATTTTTCCCACATCATGGTTCCCATACCCTGCGACGGCCCACGACCATCGAGTTGAGGCGTCCGGAATGACCCCAACGTTGGTCGTTGTCTTGCAATCCACCACTTTTTCAAACGCTACGTGACCGGAAACAGCCCACGGCGATTCCTTCTCCCCGCTCCGAACCCCCATTACCGTGGCCCAGAAAATTGGACCATTTCAGTCCCGCATACGAGCCTGTATACGCGGTTGCCAATTGCTTTCTTTTAGCCATCTACCTGGCAAATTCTTGACCACATCTAAGTCACTCCTCTCAGTTTGCCTATGTCTCCTTGCACCTGAGGGGACGAAAGAATTTTCGAGGAAGATTATTCACTTCTTGTGGAAGATCAGGATTCCGAACAAGCCTCTGGCTGCGTTATCATTTCCTGAGTTATTGTACAAAACAGCGCACAAATTATTCTTTCACCAACTATACTGAGTCGACCGTGATTTCTGCGGGATAAACGGGCGTTGCTTCCTTTGCGCGGCAATGATGTCGCCCTCGTATCGGACCTTGGCAAAGAACAAGCTTAACCGCTTTTCGTTTGTCGACTGTCCGTCCTGCAGATGATCTTTCATTCGTTCCGCCTCGATTAGTTAATTCAGCCAGCGACGAAACAACATGCCACGATTCTTAGTTACCTTGGCCATCGTTATCGTCATCGCAGCTTTGATTCCTGCGGTGACTCACGCAAAGAAACCCAAGCAGGACGCCACCGCTGACGAGCTGAAACTCGAAGATCTGTTTCCAGAAAAAAGCATCTTCGGCCCCTCAGCACGAGGTACGGAATTCTCTGCCGACGGACGTTACGCGGCATACCTCTATCGCCCTTATAACGAACGTCGGCATGGAAGTGATCTTTGGATTTACGACTTCAAAACCAAAAAGTCCGAGCGAATCACCGACATTGGGGTGATGTCCAAATTCCAGAGATCAGCCCGCATCGTCATCGAAGACCGATTGAAGAAAAACAAGCCAGGCTCGGACAAAGACGATAAGCCATCGGACGAGAAGGAGAACTCCGAATCCGAGCAAGAAGAACAAGACGACGCCAAGGACGATAAAGCGGAAAAGACCGAAGAGGAATTGGAGGCTGAACGAGAAATCTATTTGAACGTTTCGGACAAGGATGCCGACGACGAATACGCCCCGGTCTACTCTGGCATTTCATCCTTTCAATGGCACCCCACGGAAAATCGCATTCTGATGATTTCCGAGGGAGATGTTTACTTGATTGACGATCTCGACAAACCAGAACCTGTTCGGCTAACCAAAACCGACGAACGCGAGTCGCAGGTCGCCTTTTTGCCGAACGGTTCTGGCTATACCGTGCGACGTGATGATGCCGTCCTCCGCTTTACCTTCGGCCAACATCTGGTCGAACAACTTAGTCCTAACTTGCCCGCAGGCGAAAACCTGAGCCAATATGCGATCAGCCCCGATGGCAAGCGGATGGTCCTGGTCAGCCGTACCCGAGATTCATCTGGCGGGCGAACCGTCGAAATCATTCGCTATCGAGACCGATTCGCCAAATCGGATAGCGTGTCGCGGACCGTTTCCGATGACGAAGTCAAACCACAAACGATCAAGGTTTACCTTTACGAGTTCGACGTGGCGGAAACCGAGCATGCCGATTTGATCCAAATATTTGAGGAGACCATCGACGAACCTCGAGACATTATTAGTTCCCCTCGCTGGTCGCTGGACAACGAACAAGTGACGTTTTGTTTCTTCGATCAAGAGAACTCCGAAGTCCAGATCCGACTCGCGAGCTGGCCATCCGGCGATGAACTAGCCGAAGCGACAAAGAACGCAAAACGCGAACGTCAAAAAGAATTCGCGAAGGAGATGTCCGAGGCAAAGGAGAAGGACAAAGAGGATCGCACCCCTGGTCGTCGTGGCCCCCGAGGTGGTTCAACCGCCGCTCCCGAACTTTTGAAAATCGATGCGAAGACGGTCTATCAATTCAAACATTACGGCGGCCCCAACACGCCTTCGATGGTATCGCCTGACTTTGCCGGGGACAAGAATTCGATCGTCTTCATTAGTGAACAAAGCGGCTTTCGTCACGTGCATCTGCTCGACCCGCTGTACGAAAGCGTTCGCCAGTTGACCAACGGGCACTTCGAAGTTTATCCGATTCGTTTTTCAGACGATCACTCCCAGCTGTTCGTCCTCGCCACCAAAGAATCGGCTGCCCAACGGATGGTTTACGTCTTGAATTTGGAAGATGGCGAACTGACCCGCTTGAACAAAGAGGACGGCACTTTCTCTGATGTGGCCGTCAGCAATGATGGGAAACGGATGGTCGGCAACTATGTCACTTACGGCGAGTTGACCGAGTTGGTGGCCCAGAATGAAAAGAAAAAAGTTACCACGATCACGGATTCGCATCCCGAAGAGACCCAGACCTTGGTTGAG
The Blastopirellula marina genome window above contains:
- a CDS encoding S9 family peptidase; amino-acid sequence: MPRFLVTLAIVIVIAALIPAVTHAKKPKQDATADELKLEDLFPEKSIFGPSARGTEFSADGRYAAYLYRPYNERRHGSDLWIYDFKTKKSERITDIGVMSKFQRSARIVIEDRLKKNKPGSDKDDKPSDEKENSESEQEEQDDAKDDKAEKTEEELEAEREIYLNVSDKDADDEYAPVYSGISSFQWHPTENRILMISEGDVYLIDDLDKPEPVRLTKTDERESQVAFLPNGSGYTVRRDDAVLRFTFGQHLVEQLSPNLPAGENLSQYAISPDGKRMVLVSRTRDSSGGRTVEIIRYRDRFAKSDSVSRTVSDDEVKPQTIKVYLYEFDVAETEHADLIQIFEETIDEPRDIISSPRWSLDNEQVTFCFFDQENSEVQIRLASWPSGDELAEATKNAKRERQKEFAKEMSEAKEKDKEDRTPGRRGPRGGSTAAPELLKIDAKTVYQFKHYGGPNTPSMVSPDFAGDKNSIVFISEQSGFRHVHLLDPLYESVRQLTNGHFEVYPIRFSDDHSQLFVLATKESAAQRMVYVLNLEDGELTRLNKEDGTFSDVAVSNDGKRMVGNYVTYGELTELVAQNEKKKVTTITDSHPEETQTLVEVEPEFFEYENRHGHTIAGMMFKPQGWKKRDKHPLLIYVYGGPLGSRHSVNDGSYSSDGYFFQMYMAQKHGYITIVVDPRGQSGYGGLFEKSNYEQVGKPQVEDLVDGVKFMTENFNIDDQRVAIHGWSFGGFQTQMCLYTEPDVFQVGMAGAGPTQWENYNSWYTTGTVGPSRKGKPDQEKYSLIPLAKDLKGKLLLVHGMEDTNVLFQDTMAVYRALLKAGKETNVELFLDPTGNHHLDGDVKRLGRMRKYEEFLLRTIGEGKSS